The Comamonas sp. 26 DNA window GTGGCCACCGCCATGTCTTTGCGCAGCTGCGCGATTTCCAGATTGGCCTGATTGCGTCCGCCATCAAAAATAGGCAGGCTGATCTGCGGCATGAAGGACCATGCGCGTTGAGCACCGTCAAAGAGGCCGGAAAGCTCTGCGCTGCCAGACCCATAGGAGCCGGTCAGCGAGATGCGTGGAAAGAACGCGGCCCGTGCCGCGCCGATGCTCGCATTGCGTGACCTGAGCTGGTACTCGGCCGCGCGGATGTCCGGGCGCTGAACGAGCAGATCGGAAGGCATGCCTGCAGCGATCTCCTGCACCAAAGGCGTAGAACTCAGCTCCGATTCGGCCTGCACCACGCCGTCACCGACCAGCCAGCTCAAGGCGTTGCCAGCCTGACGCAGCTCGCGCTCGAAGCGTTCGACATCGGCACGTGCAAGCTCTACCAAGCCTTGGGTTTCTTGCTCGTCCAGACGGCTGGCTGTACCTACCTTATGGCGCTCGCTCACGAGTTGCCACTCCTTTTCACGCGCCTGTACTGTGCGAAGTGCCAAGGCCTTGCGCTGCCTTGCACTGTCTTGTGAGAGCGAGGCCTGAATCACTTCTGCAATCAGGCTGATCTGCACGCTGCGCGTAGCCTCCTGCGTGGCAAGGTATTCCATTTGCGCCGCCTCGGACAAGGACTGCACGCGACCGAACAGATCCAGCTCGAACGCCATCAGCCCCGCATTGATCTGATAGTTGCTCTGAACGGTTGAGCCACCCGTGCCGCTCAGGTCAGCAGGCTGGCGCTGACGACTGCCGCTGGCTTGCGCACTTACTGCGGGCAACTGGTCCGCGCGCTGCACGCGGTAGGCCGCGCGCGCAGCCTGCACATTGAGCAATGCCTGGCGCAAGTCGCGATTGTTCACCAGCGCTTTGTCGATACGCGCGCGCAGGCGTTCGTCGGTTACGAAATCCTCCCATTGCAATGCCGTGGCCGTTGCGGTGCCAGGCGAAGCTGGCGTACTCCATGTGCCAGGGATGGGTGCGGCGGGCCTTTCGTAGGTGGGCGCAAACGAGCAACCTGCCAGCGCGATGACCATGAGCGAAAGCGCCGCTCTTCGCATTGGGACATGCGCGCTCATACAGATTCTCCTTCGGAGGTGTTGTTTTTCACTTCGGATTTGGGGTTGCGCTTGCGCCATAGCGACAGCACAAACACGAAGAAAATGGGGACAAACAGCACGCCCAGCAGCGTGGCGCTGATCATGCCGCCGATCACCCCGACGCCAATGGCAGTCTGGCTGGATGCACCCGCACCTGTGGCTAACGCCAGAGGCACCACACCCAGAATGAAGGCCAACGAGGTCATCACAATCGGGCGAAAGCGCAAACGTGCTGCCTGCAGTGCAGAGTCCACCAGCGAGTGGCCGCGTTCATGAAGATCCTTGGCGAACTCCACAATCAGAATGGCGTTCTTTGCGGCAAGACCGATGATGGTGATCAAGCCCACCTTGAAGTACACGTCATTGGACAGGCCGACGGCCGAAGTCGCCAGCACCGAGCCCAGTGCACCGATGGGCACGATCAGCATGACTGCGGCGGGAATGCTCCAGCTTTCGTACAAGGCCACGAGCAGCAGGAACACCACCACAATGGCCAGTGCAAAAAGCTTGGGTGCCTGCGCGCCTGCAGCCTTTTCCTGGTAGGACAGTGCGGTCCATTCATAGCCTATGCCTGCTGGCATCTCGCCCATGATGCGTTCGAGTTCGGCCATGGCTTCACCCGTGGTGTGACCAGGCTTGGCATCCCCCGCAATGCGGAAGGCCGGGTAGCCGTTGTAGCGCGAAATCTGCACCGGCCCCATCTCCCAGTTCACCGTAGCAAAAGAGGCAAGCGGCACCTGCTGCCCCTGAGAGTTGGGCACATACAGACGCAGTAGGTCTTCAGGCGTCATGCGCGATTTCGTATCGGCCTGCACCACCACGCGCTGCAGACGACCCGCATTCGGAAACTCGTTGATCACCGCCGACCCGTAAGCCGTGGAAAGCGCCGCGCTGATGGTCGCAAAGCTCACGCCCTGAGCCTGGGCCTTGCGGCGGTCGATATCCATGCTCAACTGCGGGGCGTCTTCGAGGTTTTCCATCATGGCGTAGGCAATCACCGGCGACGCGTTGGCTTTCTTCAGCAGCTCGTCACGTGCGGCAATCAGTGCCTCGCGGCCCAGACTGGCGCGGTCTTGCAGCCGCAGCGAAAAGCCACCGGAATTGCCGAGACCATCAATGGCCGGAGGCTCCACAGCCATGGCCGCGCCATCCGACAGACTGCCAAAACGCTGGTTGAAAGCCTGAACTTCGTCTGAAGCTGCCTGTCCGGCACCGCGCAGCGACCAGTCCTTGAGGGTGACAAATGCCATCGCCGCGTTCTGTCCCATGCCCGAGAAGCTGTAGCCCATGAGGAACTCTGTCTGCGCCGTGGCAGGACGACTTTGCACAAATGCCTCCATGTCACGCACCACGGCTGTGGTTCGGGTTTCGGTCGCGCCGGGCGGCAGCTGCACGCTGACGATGTAGTAACCCATGTCTTCGGTCGGCACGAAGGACTCCGGCATGCGTGTATAGGCAAAGCCCAGCCCGCCCACAATGGCGACGTAGATGAGCATGTAGCGGCCCGCGCGCTTGACCAGCCGCTGATTGAGCAGCGAAAAATGCTCGGTAAGCTTTTCGAAGTAGCGATTGAACCAGCCGAAAAAACCTTTCTTCTCTTCATGGTGCCCCTGGGGGATGGGCTTGAGCAGCGTGGCGCACAGCGCGGGAGTGAAGGTCAGCGCCAGCAAGCCCGAGAACAAGATGGACACCGCCAGCGACAGCGAAAACTGTCGGTAGATCACGCCCACCGAGCCGCCCATGAAGGCCAGCGGCAGAAACACCGCCACCAGCACCAGCGTGATGCCGACAATGGCACCTGAGACCTGCTGCATGGCCTTCACGGTGGCAGCCAGTGGCGATAGTCCTTCCTCGGCCATGATGCGCTCGACGTTCTCGACCACGACGATGGCGTCGTCCACCAGAATGCCGATGGCCAGCACCATGCCGAACATGGTCATCATGTTGACCGAGAAGCCCAGCGCATACATCACCGCCAGCGTGCCCGCCAGACACACGGGGACCACGATGGTGGGGATCAAGGTATAGCGCAGGTTCTGCAAGAACAACCACATCACCAGAAACACCAGCACCACGGCTTCGATCAGCGTCGTGATCACCTTGCTGATGGCCACCTCGACGAAGCGGGAGGTGTCATAGGGCACGGTGTGCTGAATATCGCTGGGGAAATTTTTCGACAGCTCGTCCAGTCGTTCCTTGACTGCCTTGGCGGTCTTCAGGGCATTGGCACCGGGTGCGAGCTGTACAGCCGCAGCCACACCTTTGTGGCCATCCTCGCGCGAGGCAAAGCTGTAGTCGAGCTGGCCCACCTCGAGACGAGCCACATCCGCCAGATACACCACCGAGCCATCGGCCTTGGCGTTCAGCACGATCTGTCCGAACTCCTCGGGCGAGCTCAACGTGCCCTTGACCGCGATGGTCGCGCTCAGTTCCTGATCTGAAGAACCCGGTTGACTGCCGAAGCTGCCTGCCGGTACCTGCGCATTCTGCGCGGCGATGGCCGCGTTCACATCTGCCACCGACAAGCCGTAGCCCAGCAGCTTCTGAGGATCTATCCAGACCCGCATGGCCACATCGGCACCAAAGAACTGCACCTTGCCAACACCGGGCACTCGGCGAATCTCGTTATTGATATTGCGTACCGCGTAATCCGACAGCCGGACTTCGTTCTTGCCGCTATCGTCGCCCTTGTAGGTCAACGAGTAGATCAGCAGAAAGCTGGCGCTGGCTTGCTCGACCTGCAGGCCCATCTGCATCACGGACGAGGGCAAGCGCGCCTCGGCTTTTTTGATGCGGTTCTGCACTTCCACCTGAGCCAGTGCGGGATCGATGCCCGGCGCGAACGTGGCCGTGATTTCAGCCAGTCCCGTGGAGCCGCTGGACGAATCGAAATAGAGCAGGCCCTTGGTGCCATTGAGCTCTTCCTCAATGACGCTGGTGACCGACTCCATGACCGTGGTGGCCGAAGCCCCCGGATAGGTTGCCGAGATGGAAATTTGCGGCGGAGCGACGTTTGGAAACTGCGCCACAGGCAGCATCGGAATCGCCAGCAATCCGCCGAGCAGGATGAAGATCGCCACGACCCAGGCAAGCTTGGGGCGATCAATGAAGAACCGGGACATTGTCTATCCTTGTACAGGGCGGGTATTTTGTTCAGTCAGCATTCGGCATGCAGGGGTTTTCTGCTCAATTTTTTGTAGCATCAACTCTGTCTTTTGCGGCGTCTGCCACTTTGTTTGTCTCGGCTCTCACTTGCACCTTGGTACCGGGCACAGCCGCAGCCAGACCGCCCACCAGAACACGGGCGTTCGCCTTCAAACCATTGGTGATATGCCATTCAGCGCCATACATGGCCGCCGTGGTGACGGGCTGGGACTGCACAGTGTTCTGCTCATCTAGGACCAGTACATGTGCTGCTCCATCGCTGCCGCGCTGCACTGCACGCTGCGGAACAAGGATGGCGCTGGGCTCCTCTCCCTGACTCACAGTCACACGCACAAACATTCCGGGCAGCAGCAAACCGTCCTTGTTGGGAAACTCGCCGCGCAGCGAAAGCTGGCCGGTACCGCGATCCACGGTCACATCGGAGAAAAGCATCCGCCCCTGGCGCGCTTCATCCATGCCGTCCGCCACCAGCGTGAGGGGCGTGCTCTGCCTTGCAGCACCACCATTCAGATGCTGAGCGCGCAAACGTGTGGCCAGCGCTGCGGGCTGGCGAAAGTCTGCATAGATCGGATCCAGCTGCTGGATTACCGCCATCGGTGTGGCCTCGCCTTGACCGACCAAGGCACCTTCCGTCACCAGTGCTCGGCCAATACGGCCCGAGATGGGCGCCTTCACCGTGGCGTAGTCCAGGTTCAGGCGTGCCGTTTCCACATCGGCCTGAGCCGATTGACGCAAGGCCTTGGCGCTATTCAACGTGGCCTTGGCGGTATCGAAATCCTGACGGCTTACCGCATCCTGAGTGACCAGCGGCTCATAGCGGCGCACCACGGACTGTGCATCCAGCAACGCTGCTTCGGTCCGCGCCAGCTCGCCCTGCGCACGCGCCAGTGCCGCACGCAGCGGGGCCGGGTCGATGTTGAACAGCACATCGCCGGCCTTCACGTCTGCCCCTTCCTTGAAGTGGCGGCTCAGCACAATGCCGGGCACTCTGGCGCGCACTTCCGCCACGCGCACAGGCTCGATACGCCCGGGGAGTTCATTCGTAAGCGTTAGCGACCTGGTCTTGATAGTCACGACATCCACCACCGGCAACTCTTGCGATGGCCCCTCAGCGTCGTTCTGAATGCATCCCGCCAACGCCATTGCGGCTACCACTGTGGCGAGGGCTGGCCATCTGCGCATTTCCCGGCTTCTTGTCTTCATGGCTTTTGCGCCTTGTCAAATCTAGAAAGACGCGGATGATGCACGAAGATACTTATTGAATCAATTTTGATTCAATAAGACCTTTTAAGATTCAAGTGATATAGGTGCTACTTAAACTCCGTAGCTGAGAGCAATAGCTTGGCTGCTTGAATCAAAATAGGTTCATAAATATCCGACCCAACCGGAGCCACGATGAAAACAACAGTTCCTCACGAAAATTCCGCAATACTTCCCCCGCTGGCATTGGCACTGGTCAATCAGCCACGTGCCACCTTGCAGGAACTGGCCACGGCCATCGGCATCAGCAAGGCCACGCTTTACCGGTTCTGCCCCACGCGGGATCTGCTGATCAAGCGCCTGCTCGACCAAAGCCTGCGCACACTTGACGATGCGCTGGATGAGGCACTGATCGATGAAGGACCTGTGC harbors:
- a CDS encoding efflux transporter outer membrane subunit, which codes for MSAHVPMRRAALSLMVIALAGCSFAPTYERPAAPIPGTWSTPASPGTATATALQWEDFVTDERLRARIDKALVNNRDLRQALLNVQAARAAYRVQRADQLPAVSAQASGSRQRQPADLSGTGGSTVQSNYQINAGLMAFELDLFGRVQSLSEAAQMEYLATQEATRSVQISLIAEVIQASLSQDSARQRKALALRTVQAREKEWQLVSERHKVGTASRLDEQETQGLVELARADVERFERELRQAGNALSWLVGDGVVQAESELSSTPLVQEIAAGMPSDLLVQRPDIRAAEYQLRSRNASIGAARAAFFPRISLTGSYGSGSAELSGLFDGAQRAWSFMPQISLPIFDGGRNQANLEIAQLRKDMAVATYERSIQTAFREVSDALVAVDTLRREESARQRLVRTSTNTRQLAELRYRAGVDSHLRYLDAQRTDFTQQMALIEVSAQRQMALVALFKALGGGWQGHSGLYY
- a CDS encoding efflux RND transporter permease subunit, with translation MSRFFIDRPKLAWVVAIFILLGGLLAIPMLPVAQFPNVAPPQISISATYPGASATTVMESVTSVIEEELNGTKGLLYFDSSSGSTGLAEITATFAPGIDPALAQVEVQNRIKKAEARLPSSVMQMGLQVEQASASFLLIYSLTYKGDDSGKNEVRLSDYAVRNINNEIRRVPGVGKVQFFGADVAMRVWIDPQKLLGYGLSVADVNAAIAAQNAQVPAGSFGSQPGSSDQELSATIAVKGTLSSPEEFGQIVLNAKADGSVVYLADVARLEVGQLDYSFASREDGHKGVAAAVQLAPGANALKTAKAVKERLDELSKNFPSDIQHTVPYDTSRFVEVAISKVITTLIEAVVLVFLVMWLFLQNLRYTLIPTIVVPVCLAGTLAVMYALGFSVNMMTMFGMVLAIGILVDDAIVVVENVERIMAEEGLSPLAATVKAMQQVSGAIVGITLVLVAVFLPLAFMGGSVGVIYRQFSLSLAVSILFSGLLALTFTPALCATLLKPIPQGHHEEKKGFFGWFNRYFEKLTEHFSLLNQRLVKRAGRYMLIYVAIVGGLGFAYTRMPESFVPTEDMGYYIVSVQLPPGATETRTTAVVRDMEAFVQSRPATAQTEFLMGYSFSGMGQNAAMAFVTLKDWSLRGAGQAASDEVQAFNQRFGSLSDGAAMAVEPPAIDGLGNSGGFSLRLQDRASLGREALIAARDELLKKANASPVIAYAMMENLEDAPQLSMDIDRRKAQAQGVSFATISAALSTAYGSAVINEFPNAGRLQRVVVQADTKSRMTPEDLLRLYVPNSQGQQVPLASFATVNWEMGPVQISRYNGYPAFRIAGDAKPGHTTGEAMAELERIMGEMPAGIGYEWTALSYQEKAAGAQAPKLFALAIVVVFLLLVALYESWSIPAAVMLIVPIGALGSVLATSAVGLSNDVYFKVGLITIIGLAAKNAILIVEFAKDLHERGHSLVDSALQAARLRFRPIVMTSLAFILGVVPLALATGAGASSQTAIGVGVIGGMISATLLGVLFVPIFFVFVLSLWRKRNPKSEVKNNTSEGESV
- a CDS encoding efflux RND transporter periplasmic adaptor subunit is translated as MKTRSREMRRWPALATVVAAMALAGCIQNDAEGPSQELPVVDVVTIKTRSLTLTNELPGRIEPVRVAEVRARVPGIVLSRHFKEGADVKAGDVLFNIDPAPLRAALARAQGELARTEAALLDAQSVVRRYEPLVTQDAVSRQDFDTAKATLNSAKALRQSAQADVETARLNLDYATVKAPISGRIGRALVTEGALVGQGEATPMAVIQQLDPIYADFRQPAALATRLRAQHLNGGAARQSTPLTLVADGMDEARQGRMLFSDVTVDRGTGQLSLRGEFPNKDGLLLPGMFVRVTVSQGEEPSAILVPQRAVQRGSDGAAHVLVLDEQNTVQSQPVTTAAMYGAEWHITNGLKANARVLVGGLAAAVPGTKVQVRAETNKVADAAKDRVDATKN